AAGCTTATTCGGTTGAATCCCTGAAGAAAAATGAATTGGTACTTCACTTTGATACCGATGTCCACGCACGTGGAATAGTGAAGATTACACTCAAAAAAGTAAATTAAGATGTTACGTAGATATAGCAATAGCAGAACATTTCAGGATAATTTAAGATTAGGAGTTTTCACCGCGCTGATTGCGGGAATGGTGAATTTAGCTTCATTGGTCTTGTTTTATTCCTTTACGTCGAACCTCACGGGGCATTTTGCGATTTTGACGCAGGAAATTGCCGATGGAAAATGGTTCCAGATGTTGGTGGTCCTGTTTTGGATCCTTTTGTTCTTTTCAGGAAGTTTCCTGTCGAATAACCTGATTATCAACAGCACGAAAAAGAACGCGTTCATCTCGCATAGTATCCCGATGGTGCTGGAAATAGGGTGTTTTATTTTTGTGGGGATTTACGGGCAGTTTTTCTATACAGAAACGCTGACCCAAACAGAAATCCTGGTTTCCGTGCTTTTGTGCTCCATGGGGCTTCAAAACGGGTTGACGGCAAGTATTTCCAATTTCCAGGTAAAGACTACGCATTTAACGGGTTTAACGACCGATCTGGCGCTTCATTTATCCATGCTTACCAAGAAAAAGTACCGCATGAATGTGCAGGTCGTTGAAAAAACAAAACTAATGGCTGCCATTATGGGATCGTATGTTGCCGGGGGGATTTTTTCCGGGTTGATCATTCATTATGTGCAATTCCAGGTATTTTATTTCATTTCAGCGGCGATGCTGGGGGTTTTGGCTTACGATTTTGCGAAGACCTATGTTCCGTTCTTTATGAATAAAAAACAGCATGACGCAACTTTGAAAGCCAGGCTGGAAAAGCTTCAGAGTTCGATTAAAACAAATACAAGTAAGAAAAACAGTGTGTTGGAGAGTAAGTAATTATTCTTCTCCTGTAAACTTTTTATACAAATCAGGTCGCCGGGTTCGAGTTCGCTCGATGGCCTGCTGTTCTCTCCACTGCTCGATTTTTCCAAAGTCCCCGGATAACAACACTTCGGGGACTTTCCATCCGTTAAATTCCGGAGGACGTGTGTAAACCGGAGGTGAAAGCAAATCATCCTGGAAACTGTCCGTAAGTGCAGAGGTTTCATCGTTCATAACACCCGGAATCAATCTTCCGATACTGTCAACAACCACTGCAGCTGCCAATTCTCCTCCCGTAAGGACGTAAGATCCGATCGAAATTTCCCGGGTAATGTAATGTTCGCGAATGCGTTCGTCGACACCTTTGTAATGCCCGCAAAGAATCATGATATTTTCTTTTAAACTCCAGGAATTGCTGTGTCTTTGCTCCAGTAATTCTCCGTCGGGAGTCATATAAATGATCTCGTCGTAGTGGCGTTCTGCTTTCAATTTCTCTATCAATGTCACAATCGGCTGAATGGCCATAACCATTCCTGCACCGCCGCCATACTGGTAGTCGTCTACGTTCCGGTGTTTGTCTGTCGAATAATCACGGATGTTGTGAACATGGATTTCCAGTAATCCGCGTTCCTGGGCACGTTTCATCATGGAAACGTTGAACGGGCCTTCTAAAAGTTCCGGAAGAATGGTAAGAATATCGAATCGCATGCCGCAAAGTTAGTCAAATTCATCCGATCACTTCTTTTTACCTGCTTTGAAATAGGCGAACTGAAAAATTGCGAAAAAAAGACCTGAAAATAAGCAGATTGACTATATTCGCTGCCTGATTGTTACTAGTTACGAAACCAAATTATTCACATGAAAATCATCTTAGCTCTTGCTCTTGCGTGTTGTTTCTCCTCCGGAGACGGTACTGTTTATATCTGCGATTCTCCGGGTTCTGTTGCCTATCATTACAAGCGCGATTGCCGCGGACTCAATAACTGCAAGCACGAAGTGAAGAAAACTTCCGTTGCCGAAGCTGAAAAATTGGGCTTGAAATTATGCGGATGGGAAGACTAATGGTTTCCCACGGATGAACACTGAGGAACAAGGAAGTTGATGTTATTTGATTACTGATTTCATATCCTCTATACATTGTGTTGATCCTGTTTTCATAACTCCAATCATAGCTTTTTTTAAGTCGATTAATCCACTATATTCCTGGAGTTTGTTTAAAAAGTAATTTTTATCTCTGATCATTTTTATGTCAATTAATTGCGTGTTGTAATCCAGGTATGGAAGTATAAATTGATCTTTTAACTCTTTGATTAATTGATATTCGTGTTTCTGAATAAAATCAAAGTTTTTACAATCAGATTTCAAATTGTTTAAATGGCTAAAAATGCTATCGTTGTATATCTGTGAAAATGAACTGGAATTTAAGATGAAATTGATTTCATCTGTTCTCGGATTATATATTTCTACTGGTTTTAAATTGGTTAATTGTTCATTGAATGAAGAATTGTCTTCATTTTTGAGAGCTAAACAAAGTAAATCTATATCATTTATTTGCTTTTGTAATTTGGATTCAATGATTTGTAACTCTAATGAATCTTTGGAAAGTTCATTGATAATAAGATTGAAGTGACTCTTTACTTCGGAAATAGTTTGACGATTCTCTTTAAATTGATCGATAATTAGTGCTAAAGTGATACCAATAAATATTGCTACAATTTCAATAATAATTTGTACCAAAAAATTGTTTTCTTTTTTCATGAATAGTGTTTTAATAATAGTGGAAAATTAACTTTTCTGCAGATACCTGTACTCTTTTACGAAAGAAAAAGAATTGAACCATCATTCCCGTTCTCAATTCTCATTCTGTTTCCGGCTGTTCATAAAGACAACGGTCGCTACGATCAGCAACACTCCGAACCATTGCATCAGTGAAATGTGTTCTTTCAAAACGAGATGGGCGGAAAGGATCGAAACCGGTATTTCCAGTGCGATTAAGATTCCCGCAATTCCCAGGCCGATTAATGGAATTCCGCGCGTGAACAGAATAGGAGGAATTACCGTTCCGAATAAGCCCAGGACCAACCCGAATTTCAGGAAAATCATCCAATCCAGGTGAGGGGGAATTTGTACGTTCCAAAATGCGATCACGGTGAGAAATCCGCCGGTAACGAGGTAAAAACTGCGTGTGAGGCTGGGAATTTGTTTTTCCACATGGTTGGAAGCGTGTAAACTGATCGTGTATGACAAAGCCGCGGCCAAACCATACAATAACCCGATAAGAGAAAGTTTGACGTCCTGCTGGATCAGGTTTGTGGCAAAAACAGTCCCGATCAATACCACCAAACTTCCGGCAAGTTTGCTCCAATGCGCCATTTTACGCTGCTGGATCATTTCCCATACCACGCTCATCCAGATGGATTGCATCAGCAAAATGATACCGATGGAAACCGAAACGTATTGAATGGAAATGTAGTAAAGACAGCTGGTCAATCCCATGGAAATCCCGAAAAGCAGGAGTTTTACTTTGGATTTTGTTTTCGGTTTGGGGAGCTCCGGTTGTTTGCGGTATTGGATGGTCATCAATATGAAAAGCGAGACCACGCCTACCAGAGCCTGGTAAAAAGTCAATGCGCTGGTATGGGCTCCGGAGTTGTTGGCAAATTTGACGATCGTGGCAAGAATACCATAGCTTGCAGCTCCCAATCCCACGAAAATAACCCCTTTCAGCTTGCTCATACTTCCAATTGAAACCTAAAATTACTGCTTTTTTTGACCCGGAAAAGGACCCGGAATTGCTAAAGCGTTGTAGTGAATGAAATAATTCAAAATGGTGAATTCAAAATGCATAATCAGAGGTTTCGGATTTTTATAAAGGTCACACTCTTTGCTCCAAAGTCTTTGCGCCTGGGTTCATTCATCCACATTAAAAACCGCTCGACTTGTTTCTGAAACGATTGGTCACAAATGAAAAAAAGGCTAATAATAATCCCGGACAATCAGCCAATCTTTGTTCCAAATCAATACCCATGAAAACAGGACTACTCATTTGTTTGCTCATTTCCTTCCAATCTTTTTCACAGGAGAAAACCTGGATAAAAGGGCGCATTTCCGACCCGAAGAACGCAGGTGTGGCAGATGCTGTATTGTTTGTGTATTCAGCAGATTCGACCCTTTTGTCTATGGCTGTTTCGGAAAAAGACGGGAGTTTTGAAGCAGATGTGATCCCTGTGGATTCTGTTTTCATTCGGGCTACTCACGAGAGTTTTACGGAATTTACCACTGCGGTCATTCCTTTTGCGGAAGCTTCGAACCTGAACCTGGCTTTTCAGAATAAGACCAAAGAAGTGGAAGAAGTAACGGTTTCTGCCACCAAGCCGGTCATTGAACGGAAACCCGGAATGATGGTTTTGAACGTGGAGCAATCACTGAGTGCAACCGGCTCTTCGGCTTTTGAAATACTGGAAAAATCTCCGGGAGTGAGTATCAGTTCGACAGACAATATCAGCCTGAACGGGAAAGGCGGCATTATTGTCCAGATCGACGGGAAAGCACAGCCGATGTCGGGAACGGACCTGGCGAATTACCTGCGGGGAATTCCTTCTTCAGCCATCGATAAGATCGAATTAATAGCCAATCCATCTGCCAAATACGATGCAGCGGGCGCTGCCATTATCAATATCCGGCTGAAAAAAGATACGCGCCTGGGAACGAACGGAACGGCGACCGTTAATTACGGGCAGGGAATTTACCCGAAGGCAGGAGCAGGGATTTCACTGAATCACCGCAACAAGAAAGTGAACGTATTCGGATCGTATAATTATGCTTACCGGAAAGGGTTCAATCACCTGGTGCTGGAACGCCGTTTTTACGAACAGGACACATTCAGGGGCGCTTACATACAGGATAATAACCTAAAATTTCCCGTTTCCAATCACAGCGCGCGTTTCGGGATGGATTTCCAGCTGAACCGGAAGAATGCCCTGAGTATTTTAGCAAATGGAATGAGCAATGCATACACTATGGACGGAGTTAACCGCTCGGATGTGCAACTGCAAGAGGATGTTACTTCGTCGCGTTTTGTGACGACCAATCAACGGAAGGACAACTGGTTTAACGGTTCTGCCAATATCAACTTCAAACACATACTGGATTCCGCAGGTTCGGAAATCACGGCTGACCTGGATTATGCATCATACCAGAACACCAATGACCAGTTGTTCAATACCAATTACTTCGACATGAACGGAACGGCCATTCAGAATCCGTATATCCTGACCGGAGATTTGAAAGGAAAACTGGCCATTCATGCAGTGAAAACGGATCTGCACAAGGTTTTGAATGCTAAAAATTTCCTGGATGCGGGTTTGAAATCCAGTTATGTTATTGCCGACAATGACCTGGAGTTTTTCGACCGGAGCAGCGGAGCCCCGGTTTACGACAGCACGAAAAGCAATCATTACATTTACCAGGAAACAATCGGTGCCGGGTACCTGACCTGGAATTACGAAGGAAAAAAATGGTCTTTCCAACTGGGAACACGTGGGGAATATACCCATGTAAAAGGAACTCAGCGCATGACGAATGCTGTTTCGGATACCGGTTATTTCCAATTATTCCCGACTGCGTATTTGGGATACAACCCGACAGAAAAGCACCATTTTGAATTATCGATGAACCGCCGGATCGACCGTCCGAGTTACGATCAGCTGAACCCTTTCAAATTCTACCTGGACCCATCGACTTACAAGGAAGGAAACCCGCATTTACGTCCGCAAACAACTTATACGTTTGAATTGGGTTATGCCTTTAAAAATGTCCTGTTTGTGAACACAGGAATTGCTACCACGAAAGACAATATTACAGAAGTCATTGCGCCTTTGACACAGAACCAGAACGTCACCGTTCAGACCAATATCAACCTGAAACGTGCAGATCTGATCTACGCAAATATTTCGGCTCCCGTGCAAGTGACCAAATGGTGGAACAGTGTCAATAACATCAATGCATATATTGCGCTTTATTCCGGGAATGTGGCCAATACGAATCTTCAAAACCGTGGTTCGGGAGTATTGATCCTGAATACGGTGAATACTTTCACGCTGAAGAAAGACTGGTCTATCGAATGGAATGCTTCTTACCACACACCGGAAATTTATGCGTTTGACCACATCAAGGAAATCTGGCATACGGGAATCGGAGTTCAAAAGAAAATCCTGCAAAGCCGCGGAGTGATCAAATTTGCCTGGACGGATATCTTCTACACCAATTACATTCGTGCGAATGTGGCTTTCACAAATTACACCGAGTACTTTGATGTCAAACGAGACACACGTGTGGCAACTTTAAGCTTCACCTACAAATTCGGGAAAACCAGTGTTGCCGGAAGCAGAAGAAGGGGAACGGGGGCTGATGATTTAAAAGGCCGTGTGAATACGGGTGGAAGCTAGATCACAGGTTGGAAGGAATACCATTCTTTTCGGTGTAGTTCTTTATTCCGCTTAGTTGTTCGGGATTCACATCTTTTGCAGAGATCACGTTTGCGACCAGTTTGTTTTGCCAGATCAGGATCAGGCCTGCCTTTTTTCGGATGCGGATTATCTCGTTCCATTTAACGGTTGAGGAAAATCCTTCTTTGGAAATGGCGACTCCTTTATCTGAAAAGTCATAGGTGGTTTCCTGGCGGATCCGCGGATTGCTTTGGTAATGCCTTTTGGCGTTATTGAAAATGCTGAATGCAAATAAACCCAGGAATACAATTGCCACAAAAACGAGCATGTAAGCATCTTTGTTATGAAAAAAGATCATGGCCACCAAAGCACCGATGATTAACGCAATAACGGCTATCAGCAGGAAGAGCACTTGTAAGCGTTTGAGCAATAAAATCCCGGTAAGTTTCGCGAATTCGGACTGGGAGAGTGTTGTTTTGATCTGCATGGTGCAAAATTACGAATTACGAATTACGAATTACGAATTGCGAATTGCGAATTGCGAATTGCGAATTGCGAATTGATTGAACATTTAAACTCTTTAACTCATTGAACTTTTCAATACCCAGCATTCCACCAATTCATGGTCGCGCCAAAGTGCTTTCCGTTTTGTTTTGGAGGAGGCCGCGGCTACTTTTTTGGTCGTTTTTTGAACCAGTGTAAATCGTTGCCAGTGTTCCAGTTCGGCTTCAACCGGGTGAATGAAGTGCGGGTCCATTAATCCTGCCAAATTGGAGAACAAGATCACCAGATGTCCGCAGGGATTGAGGTGTTTGGAGGCTTCTTCAAAAAAACGCGGGAATAATTCATCGTCGTAATAGATAGCCAGGTCAATGCCTGAAACTTCTTTCGGGAGCGGGATCCAGGGCGGATTGAAGACAACCACGTCCGATTTGATTCCGGAACCTGCAAACAAATCACCGAAGTATAAGTTTGTTCTCTTTTCAATCGGTTGTTTTACCTCCCGCAGAGGAGCGCTGATGTTCGCAGATGATTTGTGATTTTCTGTTTTCCTGCTTTTAGTTTGCTCGTTGTTAATGTTAAGTGGATTGGAATAAAGTGATCCGATTAGGGCATTTGGATTAATATCGGACGCGTTAACTTCTTTGAAATCAAATTGATGGAATAGTTTACTTAAAATGCCGCTTCCGATCCCGATATCGAATGCACGGTCTTTTTTACCGTTGTAGGCTTTTAAATATCTGACAAACAGTTCGATGTGTTCGAACCGGGTAGGGAAGTAAGTTCCGTAGAAAGGATGGAGTGTTTGTTTGAGTCCCGGAATGCGGATTCCTTTTTCGTACCATTGCCAGGAACTGTTTAATCCCTGGGCATCCGTGAATGGGAGGAAAAAGTCGGGGAGTTCCGGGTAAAGGATTTTTATCCAGCCGATCTCCGGGGCTTTTCGCACATGCAGTTTGTGACCGGAAATCTCGATCAGCAACAATTGGCTTACCTTCCGCAAAGTGTTGCGATAGCTGCGCTGAGCCTGGAACGATTCGTTTTTGAATTGTTTCGAAAGGTGTTTTTTCAAGGCATCCAAAATGGCAATTCCACTGCTGAACCGGTCTGCCACCAACACATAATTTCCTTCCAGCAAGGCTTCCACGGCATATTGCGGATCAATGTTCTGCGAATATTCCAGTACCGGAATGTTATCTACTATGGGGTCGGGCCGATTAACCGTTAAGTCTGTGAGATGTTTGATCAACCGTCCCATGATATCTTGCCTTTCGAGATTTAATTTTTTACAATGATGAAATCGGAATTCTGATTCCCGGAAGCCAGTTTTACGAAATAAGTACCTCGCTCAAAAGGGGTGAGATCGATCTCGTACTTTTCAACACCTTCAATAGTTGATTCAAAGATCTTTTTTCCATCATTCGAATAAATGACAATTGCAGCAAAGTCAATCGTTTGTCCGAAGTTTAGTGTTGTTTTATTTTTTGTAGGATTCGGAGCAACTGAAGTGGAAGGATTCACTGATTCTTCATTGGAAAGATGAACGTAATAATCAAACAAGTAACAATCGGAAGTATCTACACAATTATTTGACGAAACGATAACGGCATAACTTCCATCTTCAATAGGTGTATAGGTATTTGACACCTGATTGGGAATAGGGAAGAAGTTCAGATTGCAATGAAGCCACTGATAGGAATCGAAACCATTCGGCACGTACAACTGAGTGGCATTCTGGTGTATTGTAGCGTTTACAGAATTCACATTAATGGTTACATTGGAAATGCTGTCACAGCCATGGATACTTTGCAATGTCAATTGTACTGTGGTCGTGTTTTGAATATTACTTAGTGTTGTACCGTCTCCCAGCAATACGTCACTTCCTTTACAGACAAATAGATTGCTGGTGGTGTTGTAATTCGGATTTACGATAACCTGGTACTTGACAATGCTGTCAATTCCATTAACGGAAACCAGAGAGTCAATGCGGGATGTATAGTAAAAAACGTTCGGGATGACTGTTCCGTCGGGATAAGTGAAAGAGGAAGCGTAGCAAACGTGATAGGTGAACTCCGTGTAAAAATGTGGCAAAAATTCAATTCCCTGTTCCGGTTGAAATTTAAGCTGTGTTCCATCTTGTCGCGCTGTAGGAATCAAACTGAAACCAAAGTCAACCGCTGTATCCTGTGCCGTTGCATTGGTGTAAATGGTTTTATTCAATAAGAAATAACCGTCATTCAGTTTGATCAGGTTTACTCCGCATTCGCGCCCCAGGTACAAACCTGAGATCAAATCGGAAGGACCGTTCAGGTAAGTTGCCAGCATGGTCCCGTCAGTCAGGTATTTACCGATGAAATAGTTGAAAGGATTTGCCTGAACGGAAACTGATGTGCTGTTATTTCCAATCACTTCAAATGCAAGATCCTGGTTGCTGTAAACTCTGGCTGCTCCTACGGTGTATAAAGTGTCACCGTGCAACAACAGGTCAAACCCAACGCCAACTTCACTTTTATAATTCCCATTGATCCATTCGGTCATTCCGTTTGTGTTGATTTTTGCTACGAAATATTGTCCGCCGTAAAAAGTGCTTTGTGAATGATCTGCATTGATAATTATTTGAGG
The window above is part of the Fluviicola sp. genome. Proteins encoded here:
- a CDS encoding outer membrane beta-barrel protein: MKTGLLICLLISFQSFSQEKTWIKGRISDPKNAGVADAVLFVYSADSTLLSMAVSEKDGSFEADVIPVDSVFIRATHESFTEFTTAVIPFAEASNLNLAFQNKTKEVEEVTVSATKPVIERKPGMMVLNVEQSLSATGSSAFEILEKSPGVSISSTDNISLNGKGGIIVQIDGKAQPMSGTDLANYLRGIPSSAIDKIELIANPSAKYDAAGAAIINIRLKKDTRLGTNGTATVNYGQGIYPKAGAGISLNHRNKKVNVFGSYNYAYRKGFNHLVLERRFYEQDTFRGAYIQDNNLKFPVSNHSARFGMDFQLNRKNALSILANGMSNAYTMDGVNRSDVQLQEDVTSSRFVTTNQRKDNWFNGSANINFKHILDSAGSEITADLDYASYQNTNDQLFNTNYFDMNGTAIQNPYILTGDLKGKLAIHAVKTDLHKVLNAKNFLDAGLKSSYVIADNDLEFFDRSSGAPVYDSTKSNHYIYQETIGAGYLTWNYEGKKWSFQLGTRGEYTHVKGTQRMTNAVSDTGYFQLFPTAYLGYNPTEKHHFELSMNRRIDRPSYDQLNPFKFYLDPSTYKEGNPHLRPQTTYTFELGYAFKNVLFVNTGIATTKDNITEVIAPLTQNQNVTVQTNINLKRADLIYANISAPVQVTKWWNSVNNINAYIALYSGNVANTNLQNRGSGVLILNTVNTFTLKKDWSIEWNASYHTPEIYAFDHIKEIWHTGIGVQKKILQSRGVIKFAWTDIFYTNYIRANVAFTNYTEYFDVKRDTRVATLSFTYKFGKTSVAGSRRRGTGADDLKGRVNTGGS
- a CDS encoding DMT family transporter, coding for MSKLKGVIFVGLGAASYGILATIVKFANNSGAHTSALTFYQALVGVVSLFILMTIQYRKQPELPKPKTKSKVKLLLFGISMGLTSCLYYISIQYVSVSIGIILLMQSIWMSVVWEMIQQRKMAHWSKLAGSLVVLIGTVFATNLIQQDVKLSLIGLLYGLAAALSYTISLHASNHVEKQIPSLTRSFYLVTGGFLTVIAFWNVQIPPHLDWMIFLKFGLVLGLFGTVIPPILFTRGIPLIGLGIAGILIALEIPVSILSAHLVLKEHISLMQWFGVLLIVATVVFMNSRKQNEN
- a CDS encoding YoaK family protein; the protein is MLRRYSNSRTFQDNLRLGVFTALIAGMVNLASLVLFYSFTSNLTGHFAILTQEIADGKWFQMLVVLFWILLFFSGSFLSNNLIINSTKKNAFISHSIPMVLEIGCFIFVGIYGQFFYTETLTQTEILVSVLLCSMGLQNGLTASISNFQVKTTHLTGLTTDLALHLSMLTKKKYRMNVQVVEKTKLMAAIMGSYVAGGIFSGLIIHYVQFQVFYFISAAMLGVLAYDFAKTYVPFFMNKKQHDATLKARLEKLQSSIKTNTSKKNSVLESK
- a CDS encoding methyltransferase type 11 is translated as MGRLIKHLTDLTVNRPDPIVDNIPVLEYSQNIDPQYAVEALLEGNYVLVADRFSSGIAILDALKKHLSKQFKNESFQAQRSYRNTLRKVSQLLLIEISGHKLHVRKAPEIGWIKILYPELPDFFLPFTDAQGLNSSWQWYEKGIRIPGLKQTLHPFYGTYFPTRFEHIELFVRYLKAYNGKKDRAFDIGIGSGILSKLFHQFDFKEVNASDINPNALIGSLYSNPLNINNEQTKSRKTENHKSSANISAPLREVKQPIEKRTNLYFGDLFAGSGIKSDVVVFNPPWIPLPKEVSGIDLAIYYDDELFPRFFEEASKHLNPCGHLVILFSNLAGLMDPHFIHPVEAELEHWQRFTLVQKTTKKVAAASSKTKRKALWRDHELVECWVLKSSMS
- the trmD gene encoding tRNA (guanosine(37)-N1)-methyltransferase TrmD translates to MRFDILTILPELLEGPFNVSMMKRAQERGLLEIHVHNIRDYSTDKHRNVDDYQYGGGAGMVMAIQPIVTLIEKLKAERHYDEIIYMTPDGELLEQRHSNSWSLKENIMILCGHYKGVDERIREHYITREISIGSYVLTGGELAAAVVVDSIGRLIPGVMNDETSALTDSFQDDLLSPPVYTRPPEFNGWKVPEVLLSGDFGKIEQWREQQAIERTRTRRPDLYKKFTGEE
- a CDS encoding YcxB family protein yields the protein MQIKTTLSQSEFAKLTGILLLKRLQVLFLLIAVIALIIGALVAMIFFHNKDAYMLVFVAIVFLGLFAFSIFNNAKRHYQSNPRIRQETTYDFSDKGVAISKEGFSSTVKWNEIIRIRKKAGLILIWQNKLVANVISAKDVNPEQLSGIKNYTEKNGIPSNL